From a single Nymphaea colorata isolate Beijing-Zhang1983 chromosome 4, ASM883128v2, whole genome shotgun sequence genomic region:
- the LOC116253098 gene encoding uncharacterized protein LOC116253098: MAVPGRLNGLMEEDDDNDEGEEWVDLSRPQELSPELVDIATAAESGDVEGLRAALENWNGSVDDPVEDGDSALHLVCLYGHLPCVQLLLERRANLEVKDEDGAIPLHDACAGGFTEIVQLLVNSAGNSDAVKRMLNTVDAEGDTPLHHAARGEHLDVVRYLLSVGASHDKINIFGKIPAELSDPGTEVRRVLEDAANNPAVC; this comes from the exons ATGGCTGTTCCTGGTAGACTGAACGGGCTCATGGAGGAGGACGACGACAACGATGAAGGAGAAGAGTGGGTCGACTTGTCTCGCCCGCAGGAGCTCTCTCCGGAACTGGTCGACATCGCCACCGCAGCGGAGTCCGGCGACGTCGAAGGCCTCCGCGCCGCTCTCG AGAATTGGAATGGGAGTGTTGATGATCCAGTGGAAGATGGAGACAGTGCTCTGCATTTGGTGTGCCTATACGGCCATCTTCCATGCGTTCAG CTACTCTTGGAAAGAAGGGCTAATCTGGAGGTTAAGGATGAGGATGGGGCTATTCCTCTTCATGATGCTTGTGCTGGAG GTTTCACTGAAATTGTTCAGCTCCTAGTCAACTCAGCTGGCAATTCAGATGCTGTGAAGCGAATGCTGAATACAGTTGATGCAGAGGGTGACACA CCTCTTCATCATGCGGCAAGGGGAGAGCATTTAGACGTTGTGCGCTACTTACTGTCTGTCGGTGCATCTCATGACAAAATTAACATCTTTGGAAAG ATTCCTGCCGAACTCTCAGATCCAGGCACAGAAGTAAGGCGCGTTCTAGAGGATGCAGCGAATAATCCAGCTGTTTGCTGA